The Pararge aegeria chromosome 8, ilParAegt1.1, whole genome shotgun sequence genome window below encodes:
- the LOC120625865 gene encoding uncharacterized protein LOC120625865, translating into MCRTVHSLLQTVICSVQMLVRVFMTTILMLENLIRMILQTLYNFISFMLQLLSLIPICLIFLVTARLKCFMCGGGGACPVNRGGACDCLLSAVAIIIMFFIFRATGILDKIFFSLGYDKARPIVYTFVPTPGDITECSRNDTDYTDVSKPNLRFLQDDEWTELYISTYLDVTEQTSGSTGDSADSITLGYTNKTYAKLSVIDNSSETVISTGVPSAG; encoded by the coding sequence ATGTGTCGCACGGTGCACTCGTTGCTCCAAACTGTGATATGCAGTGTACAGATGTTAGTACGCGTGTTCATGACCACCATACTAATGTTGGAGAACCTCATTCGCATGATACTGCAGACGCTGTACAATTTCATATCGTTTATGCTGCAACTGCTGTCGCTTATACCGATATGCCTAATCTTCCTTGTGACAGCTAGGCTGAAATGCTTTATGTGTGGCGGTGGTGGCGCTTGTCCTGTGAACAGAGGTGGAGCTTGCGACTGCCTGTTGTCCGCTGTCGCTATCATTATAATGTTCTTCATATTCCGAGCTACTGGAATCCTCGACAAAATTTTCTTCAGCCTCGGCTATGATAAAGCGAGACCGATAGTTTACACATTCGTTCCAACGCCAGGCGATATCACCGAATGTTCGAGAAACGATACCGATTATACCGATGTGTCCAAACCCAATCTACGGTTTCTTCAAGATGACGAATGGACTGAGCTCTACATCTCGACGTATCTGGATGTAACTGAGCAGACCAGCGGAAGTACTGGAGATTCAGCAGATAGTATTACCTTGGGCTATACCAATAAAACGTATGCAAAGTTGTCTGTAATAGACAATTCCTCAGAAACAGTTATTAGTACAGGAGTGCCTTCAGCAGGCTAA